Proteins encoded by one window of Streptomyces sp. LX-29:
- a CDS encoding type I polyketide synthase, which yields MTSSGDKVVEALRASLKENEKLRQQNQQLVTASTEPIAVVGMACRFPGGATSPEALWEVVAAGTDAISGFPTDRGWDLEGLYDPDPEQPGKSYARTGGFVYDVGEFDPAFFGISPREALAMDPQQRLLLETAWEALERAGIDPASLKGSQTGVFAGAGSQGYAPNSSEAPEEVEGYLLAGNATSVVSGRVAYTLGLVGPAITVDTACSSSLVALHLACQALRADECSMALAGGVAVMSTPGVFLEFSRQRGLAADGRCKAFAASADGTGWGEGAGMLVLERLSDARRHGHQVLAVLRGSAVNQDGASSRLTAPNGPSQQRVIRQALANAGLVADDVDAVEAHGTGTTLGDPIEAQALLATYGRHRPAQRPLWVGSVKSNIGHTQAAAGVAGVIKMVMAMRHELLPKTLHVDAPTPHVDWSAGAVSLLTEAKPWPSTDQPRRAGVSSFGVSGTNAHLILEQPPASDELPSEASDPDTTEPTATDPKRAVDPVRAPTMIPWLLSGRDEGAVREQAVRLRTHTQACPELRPADVGWSLATTRSSFEHRAVVLGRDREELLEGLHQLATSEPADRVITGSVPTATAATSSGGASGTSVGGGGRLAFLFTGQGAQRVGMGRELYERFPVFARAWDEVCGFLDAGLERPLREVVFTDPGVGGSGSGDCGPGVGGSGLVDETVYTQAGLFALEVSLFRLLETWGLAPHYLLGHSVGEVAAAYVAGVWSLPDACTVVTARGRLMQNLPAGGAMLAVEAQEETVRQALEHEGFEGRVSLAAVNGPTAMVVSGDTDAIDTLRHTWREAGCRTTPLRVSHAFHSHHIDPMLHEFETTLERVSFQPPRLPVVSNLTGRPLTDEQACSPQYWAEQARATVRFHDGLQWLAEHDTSTYLELGPDAVLTTLAHTTLHNTDVDHEEQALKATVIAPTLRRDRPETDTLMTALAQAHTHGLPITWEQAFTDTEPQRVDLPTYPFQRQRYWLKGSAEKGDVSATGQELTAVGGGIDSRFWQAIEEQDLPTLTQTLQLHNTEHHTSLNTLLPTLAQWHRQQRDHTIINTWRYTTTWKPAPPPPTPLTTNHHILLITPTNPTTTEPITTWTNTLNHHNIPHHTITINPTTTNTQTLTQQLTHTTPTPTHILSFLALDENPHPTHTATPNGTHTTLTLIQTLNTTHPNTPLWCITQSATTTGPHDPLNNPTQALIWGLGHTTALEHPHNWGGLIDHPTTPNYPHHHITTTLQHITTPTNHPHKQNQLAIRPNGLHTPRLQHATPPPTHTTPPWNPHGTTLITGGTGALATHIAHHIATHHTAPHLLLASRRGPNAPGATQLHAKLTELGAHVTITACDTANPQDLTQLLNTIPPQHPLTTVIHTAATLNDATLTNLTPHQLNTTLHAKKQTAHNLHHLTQNHPITTFILFSSAAATLGSPGQAHYAAANAYLDALAHHRHTHNLPATSIAWGPWAHTGMAANPTTQQHLQRHGLTPLPPHLATTALTHTPPNTITTIANINWNQLTPTLTTTHPNPLITDIPETHQHNPHTNPPTPHTNQPTTPTTLHQQLTTLPPTKRHPTLLNLIQTHAATTLGHPNSQAVRGDRAFSQLGFDSLTAMQLRNRLAAATGLQLPTSLVFDYPTPTALADYLCAELLDTHSSPASPLAVTFSSPDEPIAVVGMACRYPGGVSSPEALWDLVAAGGDAVSGFPTDRGWDLLKLYSADPDQPGKSYVREGGFLHDAAEFDPAFFGLSPREALAMDPQQRLLLETSWEAVERAGIDPTSLHGKQIGVFVGAAAQEYAPRLHEAADGVEGYVVTGNATSVMSGRLSYTFGLEGPAVTIDTACSSSLVALHLACQALRSGECSLALAGGVTVMSSPFSFVEFSRQRALAEDGRCKAFAESADGTGWAEGAGMLLLEPLSQARRNGHPVLAVVRGSAVNQDGASNGLTAPNGPSQQRVIRQALANADLRAADVDAVEAHGTGTTLGDPIEAQAVLATYGSDRSADRPLWLGSLKSNIGHTQAAAGVAGVIKMVMAMRHELLPKTLHVDAPTSHVDWSAGAVSLLTKARPWPRTDRLRRAGVSSFGVSGTNAHLILEEPSQVEEPAGGTPSDMGNEGRERVLESGVVPWLISGRGEAAVRDLAVRLRHHLQDRPDLDPVDVGWSLATTRTSFENRTVILGRDRDELLNGLHTLTTPDPAPHVITGNTTTPTGKTVFVFPGQGSQWAGMAADLLDSSVVFREHIEACEEALAPYVDWSLGEVLRQADGAASLERVDVIQPVLFAVMVGLARMWQACGIHPDAVIGHSQGEIAAAHIAGALTLHDAAAVVALRSRALARLAGHGAMASVSLSVDEAEERLAAWQGRLAIAAINGPRTVIVSGESEAVEELLAECAKQDIRARRIPVDYASHGPQVEAVEDEIRNSLASITPAAPSIPLLSTVTGQWITGPDMDAGYWYHNLRQPVRLADALHTLAADGHHTFIETSPHPVLTHTIHDTLDPTDSDPATNDTIEPLVIGTLRRDEDGPRRFLTSLAQAHTHGLPITWEHLYTGTQAQRVDLPTYPFQRERYWLASAAASTPLGWMGSGMVWRPGSGRRSNART from the coding sequence GTGACTTCATCTGGTGACAAGGTCGTCGAAGCACTACGAGCGTCTCTCAAGGAGAACGAGAAGCTTCGGCAGCAGAACCAACAGCTTGTCACCGCGTCGACCGAGCCGATTGCCGTGGTGGGGATGGCCTGCCGCTTTCCAGGAGGAGCAACCTCTCCTGAGGCGTTGTGGGAGGTCGTGGCCGCCGGCACCGATGCGATTTCCGGGTTTCCAACCGATCGCGGATGGGATCTGGAGGGGCTTTACGACCCGGATCCGGAGCAGCCGGGTAAGTCCTATGCGCGTACCGGTGGCTTCGTCTATGACGTGGGCGAGTTCGATCCGGCGTTCTTCGGGATCTCGCCGCGTGAGGCGCTGGCGATGGATCCGCAGCAGCGGCTGTTGCTGGAGACGGCCTGGGAGGCCCTGGAGCGGGCGGGCATCGATCCGGCCTCACTCAAGGGCAGCCAGACCGGTGTCTTCGCCGGAGCCGGTTCCCAGGGCTATGCCCCGAATTCGAGTGAGGCGCCCGAGGAAGTCGAGGGCTATCTACTCGCGGGCAACGCGACCAGTGTGGTGTCGGGCCGGGTGGCCTACACCCTGGGGCTGGTGGGCCCGGCCATCACGGTGGACACCGCGTGTTCCTCCTCCTTGGTGGCTCTGCACCTGGCATGCCAGGCACTGCGGGCCGACGAGTGCTCGATGGCGCTGGCCGGCGGCGTGGCGGTGATGTCCACGCCAGGCGTCTTTCTGGAGTTCAGTCGGCAGCGAGGACTGGCCGCGGACGGACGGTGCAAGGCGTTCGCCGCCAGTGCGGACGGCACCGGCTGGGGCGAAGGCGCCGGAATGCTCGTACTGGAACGGCTGTCGGACGCTCGACGCCACGGCCATCAGGTCCTGGCGGTGCTGCGGGGCAGCGCGGTCAATCAGGACGGGGCCAGTAGTCGGCTGACCGCGCCGAACGGCCCGTCCCAGCAGCGGGTGATCCGCCAGGCCCTGGCCAACGCGGGTCTCGTCGCGGACGATGTCGACGCGGTGGAGGCCCACGGCACCGGCACCACTCTCGGGGATCCCATCGAGGCCCAGGCCCTGCTGGCGACATACGGTCGGCACCGCCCCGCGCAGCGACCTCTGTGGGTGGGGTCGGTGAAGTCCAACATCGGCCACACGCAGGCCGCCGCCGGCGTGGCCGGGGTGATCAAAATGGTCATGGCGATGCGCCATGAGCTGCTGCCCAAGACGCTGCATGTCGACGCGCCCACCCCACACGTGGACTGGTCCGCAGGAGCCGTATCCCTGCTCACCGAAGCGAAGCCCTGGCCCTCTACAGATCAGCCTCGTCGCGCCGGGGTCTCCTCCTTCGGCGTCAGCGGCACCAACGCGCACCTCATTCTCGAGCAACCTCCAGCTTCCGATGAACTGCCCTCGGAAGCGTCGGATCCGGACACGACCGAACCAACGGCCACCGATCCGAAGCGTGCGGTGGACCCGGTGCGAGCCCCCACGATGATTCCCTGGCTGCTCTCCGGACGCGATGAGGGCGCCGTGCGGGAGCAGGCGGTGCGGTTGCGGACGCATACCCAAGCATGTCCGGAGCTTCGGCCGGCGGATGTGGGCTGGTCGCTGGCCACCACCCGATCGTCGTTCGAGCACCGCGCCGTGGTCCTGGGCCGAGACCGGGAGGAGCTGCTGGAAGGCCTCCACCAGCTGGCGACCAGCGAACCGGCCGACCGGGTCATCACCGGCAGCGTCCCCACCGCCACCGCCGCCACCTCAAGCGGTGGCGCTTCGGGCACGAGTGTGGGTGGGGGTGGGCGGCTGGCGTTCTTGTTCACGGGACAGGGCGCGCAGCGCGTGGGGATGGGGCGGGAGCTGTATGAGCGGTTCCCTGTCTTCGCGCGGGCATGGGACGAGGTGTGCGGGTTCCTGGACGCGGGCTTGGAGCGTCCGTTGCGGGAGGTGGTCTTCACCGATCCGGGGGTCGGTGGATCCGGGTCCGGTGACTGTGGGCCGGGGGTGGGTGGCTCGGGGTTGGTGGATGAGACGGTGTATACGCAGGCGGGGTTGTTCGCGTTGGAGGTGTCGCTGTTCCGCCTGCTGGAAACATGGGGCCTGGCCCCGCACTATCTGCTGGGTCATTCGGTGGGTGAGGTGGCGGCCGCGTATGTGGCCGGGGTGTGGTCCCTACCCGACGCGTGCACCGTGGTCACCGCCCGCGGCCGGCTGATGCAGAACCTGCCGGCCGGTGGAGCGATGCTCGCGGTCGAGGCCCAGGAGGAGACCGTACGCCAAGCCCTGGAGCACGAAGGCTTTGAGGGGCGGGTGTCGCTGGCAGCGGTCAACGGGCCGACCGCCATGGTGGTCTCCGGCGACACAGACGCCATCGACACGCTACGCCACACTTGGCGTGAGGCCGGCTGTCGGACGACGCCCCTGCGGGTGAGCCACGCCTTCCACTCCCACCACATCGACCCCATGCTCCACGAGTTCGAAACCACCTTGGAGCGGGTGTCGTTCCAGCCGCCCAGGCTACCGGTGGTCTCCAACCTCACCGGCCGGCCTCTCACCGACGAACAAGCCTGCTCACCCCAGTACTGGGCCGAACAAGCCCGAGCCACCGTCCGATTCCACGACGGACTCCAATGGCTCGCCGAGCACGACACCAGCACCTATCTCGAACTGGGACCCGACGCCGTCCTGACCACCCTCGCCCACACCACCCTCCACAACACAGATGTGGACCACGAGGAACAGGCACTCAAGGCGACTGTCATCGCACCCACCTTGCGACGCGACCGGCCCGAAACCGACACCCTCATGACCGCCCTCGCCCAAGCCCACACCCACGGCCTACCCATCACCTGGGAACAAGCCTTCACAGACACCGAACCCCAACGGGTCGACCTCCCCACCTACCCCTTCCAACGCCAGCGCTATTGGCTGAAAGGTTCTGCGGAGAAGGGAGATGTGTCGGCGACAGGTCAGGAGCTCACCGCTGTTGGGGGTGGGATCGACTCCCGCTTCTGGCAAGCCATCGAAGAACAAGACCTCCCCACCCTCACCCAAACCCTCCAACTCCACAACACCGAACACCACACCAGCCTCAACACCCTCCTCCCCACCCTCGCCCAATGGCACCGCCAACAACGCGACCACACCATCATCAACACCTGGCGCTACACCACCACCTGGAAACCCGCACCACCACCCCCCACACCCCTCACCACCAACCACCACATCCTCCTCATCACACCCACCAACCCCACCACCACCGAACCCATCACCACCTGGACCAACACCCTCAACCACCACAACATCCCCCACCACACCATCACCATCAACCCCACCACAACCAACACCCAAACCCTCACCCAACAACTCACCCACACCACCCCAACCCCCACCCACATCCTCTCCTTCCTCGCACTCGACGAAAACCCCCACCCCACCCACACCGCCACACCCAACGGCACCCACACCACCCTCACCCTCATCCAAACCCTCAACACCACACACCCCAACACCCCCCTGTGGTGCATCACCCAAAGCGCCACCACCACCGGACCACACGACCCCCTCAACAACCCCACCCAAGCCCTCATCTGGGGACTCGGCCACACCACAGCCCTCGAACACCCCCACAACTGGGGCGGCCTCATCGACCACCCCACCACCCCCAACTACCCCCACCACCACATCACCACCACCCTCCAACACATCACCACACCCACCAACCACCCCCACAAACAAAACCAACTCGCCATCCGACCCAACGGACTCCACACCCCCCGACTCCAACACGCCACACCACCACCCACCCACACCACACCACCCTGGAACCCCCACGGCACCACCCTCATCACCGGCGGCACCGGAGCCCTCGCCACCCACATCGCCCACCACATCGCCACCCACCACACCGCCCCCCACCTACTGCTGGCCAGCCGACGCGGACCCAACGCACCCGGCGCCACCCAACTCCACGCCAAACTCACCGAACTCGGCGCACACGTCACCATCACCGCCTGCGACACCGCCAACCCCCAAGACCTCACCCAACTCCTCAACACCATCCCACCCCAACACCCCCTCACCACCGTCATCCACACCGCCGCCACCCTCAACGACGCCACCCTCACCAACCTCACCCCCCACCAACTCAACACCACCCTCCACGCCAAAAAACAAACCGCCCACAACCTCCACCACCTCACCCAAAACCACCCCATCACCACCTTCATCCTCTTCTCCTCCGCCGCCGCCACCTTGGGCAGCCCCGGACAAGCCCACTACGCCGCCGCCAACGCCTACCTCGACGCCCTCGCCCACCACCGCCACACCCACAACCTCCCCGCCACCTCCATCGCCTGGGGACCCTGGGCCCACACCGGCATGGCAGCCAACCCCACCACCCAACAACACCTCCAACGCCACGGACTCACCCCACTCCCACCCCACCTCGCCACCACAGCACTCACCCACACACCCCCCAACACCATCACCACCATCGCCAACATCAACTGGAACCAACTCACCCCCACCCTCACCACCACCCACCCCAACCCCCTCATCACCGACATCCCCGAAACACACCAACACAACCCACACACCAACCCACCCACCCCACACACCAACCAACCCACCACACCCACCACCCTCCACCAACAACTCACCACCCTCCCACCCACCAAACGACACCCCACCCTCCTCAACCTCATCCAAACCCACGCCGCCACCACACTCGGGCACCCCAACTCCCAAGCGGTACGCGGCGACCGTGCCTTCAGCCAGCTCGGCTTCGACTCACTCACAGCCATGCAACTACGCAACCGGCTGGCCGCGGCCACCGGCCTCCAGCTACCTACCTCTTTGGTTTTCGACTATCCGACGCCTACCGCTCTGGCCGACTATCTGTGTGCTGAGCTTCTCGACACCCACAGCAGCCCGGCTTCACCGCTCGCCGTGACCTTCTCCTCACCGGACGAACCGATTGCGGTCGTCGGGATGGCATGCCGCTACCCGGGGGGCGTGTCGTCTCCGGAGGCTCTGTGGGACCTGGTGGCCGCGGGCGGCGACGCCGTCTCGGGCTTTCCGACCGACCGTGGCTGGGACCTCCTCAAGCTCTATAGCGCCGACCCTGACCAGCCGGGCAAGTCCTATGTGCGCGAGGGGGGTTTCCTGCACGACGCGGCCGAGTTCGACCCTGCCTTCTTCGGTCTCTCTCCGCGCGAGGCGCTGGCGATGGACCCGCAGCAGCGACTGCTGCTGGAGACCTCCTGGGAAGCCGTGGAACGGGCGGGCATCGACCCGACCTCGCTGCACGGGAAGCAGATCGGTGTCTTCGTAGGTGCCGCGGCGCAGGAGTACGCCCCACGTCTCCATGAGGCCGCCGACGGCGTCGAAGGCTATGTCGTGACGGGCAACGCGACCAGTGTCATGTCAGGCCGCTTGTCCTACACGTTCGGCCTGGAGGGCCCGGCCGTCACCATCGACACCGCCTGTTCGTCGTCGCTGGTAGCCCTGCATCTGGCCTGCCAGGCCCTGCGCTCCGGCGAGTGCTCCCTGGCCCTGGCCGGCGGCGTGACGGTGATGTCGAGCCCCTTCAGCTTCGTGGAGTTCAGCCGACAACGTGCGCTGGCGGAGGACGGGCGGTGCAAGGCATTCGCCGAGAGCGCGGACGGCACGGGGTGGGCCGAGGGCGCGGGGATGCTGCTCCTTGAACCACTGTCGCAAGCCCGCCGCAACGGCCACCCGGTGCTGGCGGTCGTGCGGGGCAGCGCGGTCAATCAGGACGGGGCCAGCAACGGTCTCACCGCGCCGAACGGCCCGTCCCAGCAACGCGTCATCCGCCAGGCCCTGGCCAACGCGGATCTGAGGGCAGCCGATGTAGACGCTGTCGAAGCTCACGGCACGGGCACCACCCTCGGCGATCCCATCGAGGCCCAGGCGGTGCTGGCCACCTACGGCAGCGATCGCTCCGCGGACCGGCCTTTGTGGTTGGGGTCGTTGAAGTCGAACATCGGCCATACCCAGGCCGCGGCCGGTGTGGCCGGGGTGATCAAGATGGTCATGGCGATGCGGCATGAGCTGCTGCCCAAGACGCTGCACGTGGACGCGCCCACCTCGCATGTGGACTGGTCCGCCGGGGCCGTGTCGCTTCTGACCAAGGCCCGGCCCTGGCCCCGCACCGACCGGCTCCGCCGCGCGGGCGTCTCCTCCTTCGGCGTCAGCGGCACCAACGCCCACCTCATCCTCGAGGAGCCATCTCAGGTCGAAGAACCAGCCGGCGGCACGCCTTCCGACATGGGCAATGAAGGACGCGAGCGGGTCTTGGAATCCGGGGTCGTGCCGTGGTTGATCTCCGGGCGGGGTGAGGCAGCGGTACGGGATCTCGCGGTACGACTACGGCACCACCTCCAGGACCGGCCGGACCTGGACCCGGTCGACGTGGGCTGGTCACTCGCCACCACCCGCACCAGCTTCGAAAACCGCACCGTCATCCTCGGCCGCGACCGCGACGAACTCCTCAACGGACTCCACACCCTCACCACCCCCGACCCCGCCCCACACGTCATCACCGGCAACACCACAACCCCCACCGGCAAGACCGTATTCGTCTTCCCCGGCCAAGGCTCCCAATGGGCCGGCATGGCGGCCGATCTGTTGGACTCCTCAGTGGTCTTCCGCGAACACATCGAAGCGTGTGAGGAGGCTCTGGCACCTTACGTGGACTGGTCGCTGGGGGAGGTGTTGCGGCAGGCGGATGGCGCGGCGTCGCTGGAGCGGGTGGATGTCATCCAGCCGGTACTGTTCGCGGTCATGGTGGGCCTGGCCCGCATGTGGCAGGCCTGCGGCATCCACCCCGACGCCGTCATCGGCCACAGCCAAGGCGAGATCGCCGCAGCCCACATCGCCGGCGCACTCACCCTCCACGACGCCGCGGCGGTGGTCGCCCTCCGCAGCCGCGCCCTCGCCCGCCTGGCCGGCCACGGCGCCATGGCCTCCGTATCCCTGTCAGTGGACGAGGCCGAGGAACGACTGGCCGCCTGGCAGGGGCGACTGGCCATCGCCGCCATCAACGGCCCCCGCACCGTGATCGTCTCTGGCGAGTCGGAGGCGGTGGAGGAACTCCTGGCCGAGTGCGCGAAGCAGGACATTCGGGCCCGGCGTATCCCCGTCGACTACGCCTCACACGGCCCCCAGGTGGAAGCGGTCGAGGACGAAATCCGTAACAGCCTGGCGTCCATCACGCCAGCCGCTCCCAGCATCCCTCTCCTGTCCACCGTCACCGGCCAGTGGATCACAGGACCGGACATGGACGCCGGCTACTGGTACCACAACCTCCGCCAACCCGTCCGACTCGCCGACGCCCTCCACACCCTGGCAGCCGACGGACACCACACCTTCATCGAAACCAGCCCCCACCCCGTCCTCACCCACACCATCCACGACACCCTCGACCCCACCGATTCCGACCCCGCCACCAACGACACCATCGAACCCCTGGTCATCGGGACTCTGCGCCGCGATGAGGACGGCCCCCGCCGCTTCCTCACCTCCCTCGCCCAAGCCCACACCCACGGCCTCCCCATCACCTGGGAACACCTCTACACAGGGACTCAAGCTCAACGAGTCGACCTACCCACCTATCCGTTCCAGCGTGAGCGGTACTGGCTTGCGAGCGCGGCGGCTTCCACTCCACTCGGGTGGATGGGGAGCGGGATGGTGTGGAGGCCCGGTTCTGGGAGGCGGTCGAACGCCAGGACCTGA